One bacterium genomic window, AGGGTCGAATAAAGGGTAGTTGACTTACCACTGCTGGTGGGTCCGGTAACTAAAATAATTCCATAAGGATTATCTATCTTCTTTTTATAAACAGGCAGCGCCTCCGGTTCAAAGCCTAACTCAGTCAGTTCCAGACAGAGGCTTTCCGGGTCGAGGATCCTTAAAACCACCTTTTCTCCAAAGGCAGTTGGAATAATCGAGATTCGAAGGTCGACATCTCTATCCTCCAGCACCGCCTTACACCGTCCATCCTGGGGAAGGCGTCTTTCGGCAATATCCAACCTGGACATAATCTTTACCCGCGAAACAATGGCCGCATGAAGTTCCTTGGGTGGTGAAGAGACTTCATGCAGCATACCGTCAATCCGATATCGGGTTCGAAGTTGATTCTTATAAGGTTCAATATGAACATCGCTGGCCCCGGCTGAAATGGCCTCAATTAAGAGGTGATTAACTACATTAATTACCGGGCCGGACTCAGCATCAACCTTAAGCTTGGAAACATCGGCCTCCTCTTCTCTATCCCCAATAAGTTCAATCTTCCCCTTGCCTCTGGTTTCCTTTAGGATCTCCTCCAGGGTAAGAAATTTTTTATAATAGCTGTCAATGGCCTCCTTAATTTCCGACTCACAGGCAATGAAGGATATTATCTGGTAGCCGGTCATTCTGGCTATATCGTCTAAGGCCAATACATCCAAAGGATCGGCCATCGCAATGGAAAGGTTGGCCTCTTTCAGAGAAATGGGAATAAGGAGATGCCGCCGCATAAGGAACTCAGGAATAATACTCTTTACCCTCGGACTGATCTCCTCCAGGTTAAGCTGGGACAAGTCCATGAAAGGAATCCCCAGAAAGGCACCCAGAACAGGGACAATGTCTTTTTCCTTAGCTAAGCCAAGATCAACTAAGAGATAAGCCAGTCGTCTCTTATTTCCCTTTTGGGCCAACAAAGCCTGCTCAAGCTGTTCGGGTGTAATAACGCCTGCTTCCAGAAGGACATCGCCTATCTTCTTTCTGGAAGACGGGGTTCCTTTCGGCAAAAACTCTTCTCTCCCTTTTTCACCTTTTTTGTGGATATTATACACCATATTTCCCCTAATGTCAACAAGAAAATAGCGGTCTCAGAACAACCCTGGCCGGAGCGCCATCACCGTCTTCCAGTTTCAAAGGAAGGCAGATGAGTTCATATTCCCCCGCCTCGATCCCCTCCAAAATCAACCCCTCAATGACAGGGATTCCACGACTTAAAAGAATATGATGGGCTGGAGACGCCTTATTTTTGTATTCTTCTATGGAAAGGTAATCAAAGCCCACCAGTTTAATGCCTTGATCAGCTAAGTACTGGGCGGCATCACCGGTCAGATAGACAAAATTGCGCCTAAAACCCCTTTCTTTCAATAATTCGGAATTCCTGGTCTTAAAAAGCACCCGGGAAAACCCCTCCATCTTAAGTTCCTTCAGATCGGAGGCGGTAATCTTCTCTAATACCTTCAACTCAAAAACTTTAGCCGGCCCAATGAGTAATTCCAAAGGCAATTGATCCGCCTTAAGGCCAGCCTCTTCAAAATGATAAGGCGGATCCACATGGGTTCCCGTGTGAGTCCCCATACAGAGGCCGGAAAGATTTAACCTGTCCCCATCTTTTATTCGACAGACCGATTTAATTTCTACCTTGGGATCGCCAGGATAGGTCGGCATCCGCCGCTTGATAGGCATAGAAACATCAAAGAGTGGCATTGTATCCTCTCCTTTGGCCATTGTCAATTATTGTAACCGTTCATCCCATGAGGCTGGATGCTCGATCCTCGATGCTCGATGCTCGAGCATCGAGCATCGAGTTTGTGCCTTAGTGGCTTTGTGGCTAAATAGTTACTGGTTAATTATTAACCCCACCCGCCAACTCAATTACCCGCCGGGCGTTTTCCTCCCAGGTAAAACCACGCTCCCGGACAGTCTCTCTGGCCTTCTCCCCTAATTGCCTCCGCAGTTCAGGATGATCAATCAGTTTTAACAGCACCCTCTTTAGATCATCTCTATCCCCCTCTTTGAAGAGAAGGCCGTTTTGACCATCTTGGAGTATTTCACAAATATTAGGTAAGGCAGGGGCAACCACCGCTTTACCCATGGCCATATACTCGATGAGCTTCATAGGTGAGGCATAAGGGGTTACCCCCGGTTGAAGGGCGATATCAAAAGCCGCCACGTAAGACGGAATATCCTTTCGTTTCACTGGTCCGGCAAAGGTAACGAAAGATCCCAGGCCGTGATTATGCACGTAAGCCTCCAAATCCGGTCGAGCCGAACCATCACCTACCAGCAAAAGGTGTAAGGCCTTAAGGGGCTCTGGGCTCTTACCTATCTCACTCATCACTTCCATAGCCAGATTCAAACCGTGCCAGTCTTTGAACCAACCCGTAAAACCAAGAATTATCTTACCATCGAGTCCGTATTTCTTTCTAACCGCTTCTCCATTACAGGCGGCGGCATCAAATTCATCAAGATTAACCCCGTTGGGCAAAACCACTATTCTTTCCAAAGGCACGCCTATTTGCCAGAGATGGTCTTTTAACGCCCCGGAGACCACGATCGTCTTATTCGACCCAGAACATATCCGCCTTTCCAGATACCTGGCCAGAGGAGAAAAGACCAATCGCTCATATCTCTTTTTTTCATAGGCCAAGGGTGAATTGACCTCCAAGATCAAGGGGATTCCCAAAAACCTGGCCGCCAGAATACCAGAGAAATTATAGAGAGAATATCGCTCGTAAAGAAAATCAGGGCGAAACCTCCTACCGGCCTTTACCAGCCTGAAGTAACCCACTAAATTGTAGGCCAGTTCGAGTAATTCATATATCAGGCGTGGTGAAAAAGAAGCCACATATTCCCATCTCTTTCCTTTGGTCTTTTCAAGATCATCCCCTCGCTGGGCCAAAGCCACCAACTCTACTTCGTGTCCCAGCTTTCGCCAGGCCTTGATAAGCTCGTTGATATGAATCCCCTGGGCATCTTCAGCCTGGGTTCGGTGGTGATAAAGAATCCTCATTATCCCTTATTTTACCACAAGCCTCGTTTTTAGTCAACTGTCTTTCCGCCGTACCAGAAATCCCCTAACTTTTAATGTAACTATTCAGCCACGGATGGACACGGATGAAACACTGATTCCTTTTCTTTTTTTGTTGCTTTGTAACCGTTCAGCCACAGATGCACACAGATAAAACACGGAAAATCCGTGAGCCGTGTCCGTG contains:
- a CDS encoding glycosyltransferase family 4 protein gives rise to the protein MRILYHHRTQAEDAQGIHINELIKAWRKLGHEVELVALAQRGDDLEKTKGKRWEYVASFSPRLIYELLELAYNLVGYFRLVKAGRRFRPDFLYERYSLYNFSGILAARFLGIPLILEVNSPLAYEKKRYERLVFSPLARYLERRICSGSNKTIVVSGALKDHLWQIGVPLERIVVLPNGVNLDEFDAAACNGEAVRKKYGLDGKIILGFTGWFKDWHGLNLAMEVMSEIGKSPEPLKALHLLLVGDGSARPDLEAYVHNHGLGSFVTFAGPVKRKDIPSYVAAFDIALQPGVTPYASPMKLIEYMAMGKAVVAPALPNICEILQDGQNGLLFKEGDRDDLKRVLLKLIDHPELRRQLGEKARETVRERGFTWEENARRVIELAGGVNN
- a CDS encoding ATPase, T2SS/T4P/T4SS family — translated: MPKGTPSSRKKIGDVLLEAGVITPEQLEQALLAQKGNKRRLAYLLVDLGLAKEKDIVPVLGAFLGIPFMDLSQLNLEEISPRVKSIIPEFLMRRHLLIPISLKEANLSIAMADPLDVLALDDIARMTGYQIISFIACESEIKEAIDSYYKKFLTLEEILKETRGKGKIELIGDREEEADVSKLKVDAESGPVINVVNHLLIEAISAGASDVHIEPYKNQLRTRYRIDGMLHEVSSPPKELHAAIVSRVKIMSRLDIAERRLPQDGRCKAVLEDRDVDLRISIIPTAFGEKVVLRILDPESLCLELTELGFEPEALPVYKKKIDNPYGIILVTGPTSSGKSTTLYSTLKILNTIDKNIITVEDPVEYVIEGINQVQIKPEIGLDFVTGLRSFMRQDPNILMVGEIRDRETAEVAINAALTGHLVFSTLHTNDAPGAITRLVNMGVEPFLITSTVIMSLSQRLVRIICPACKESYQVSRAMLQEIGFPSREESSVLYKGAGCKKCANIGYKGRIGVFELMEMTDSIRDLVLDREPTYKIRDCAEAEGMISLKEATARKVFAGVTTVEEFLRITVEERALH
- a CDS encoding cyclase family protein, producing the protein MPLFDVSMPIKRRMPTYPGDPKVEIKSVCRIKDGDRLNLSGLCMGTHTGTHVDPPYHFEEAGLKADQLPLELLIGPAKVFELKVLEKITASDLKELKMEGFSRVLFKTRNSELLKERGFRRNFVYLTGDAAQYLADQGIKLVGFDYLSIEEYKNKASPAHHILLSRGIPVIEGLILEGIEAGEYELICLPLKLEDGDGAPARVVLRPLFSC